The Leishmania panamensis strain MHOM/PA/94/PSC-1 chromosome 23 sequence DNA window TGTCTCCTACGTGGCATCTGCGTAGCACTCGGCcagcgccacccctcccccaagCCGTGGAAAACAGCGAAGTCTGACCAACTCGGGGGCATGGTGTTTCGGGGCGGGGGCTataggaggaggaaggacgggacctcctccactcccctTTGAAGCAACGAATAGAAAACACTTCTGCCATGAATGTGCCAACGACGGCAAACGCCGCTACACTTTCGGTTGATCGGAGATAATCGTGGACGGTGAAGGCTGCGccgcgcccctcctcctggtGCATACCGTTGTGACATCACTTGCACGACTGCACATCATCCTCGGAtatgtctctccctctctctatcgcTCAAGCCACTTCTTATACAGTATACggagcagaaaagagggaggcagaaGGTACGTATGttcaggcacacacacacacacgcacagataAAGCCCCTCCGTTCGAGAGAGCGCAAACAACAGAGGCTGCAGATGGGAAAACGAGTTTGCTCAACCATGACTTCTCTCATGGAATTGACCTCTTAGGGGAACGCTAGGCAACCGCGCCTTGGCAGATTCACCAGACCCGAGCCCCTTGATCTGAGCGATTCCCTTCCACGCGGTACGTGGGTGAAACCACCGCACCCGCCCCACCTTCGGAAGCCTTGCACGCCACCAGGACGCGAAAGAGCGCATGCGCATAGTGGAAacgaaggggtggggggtggtgCTTAGAAGGAGTGACGTAGAGTGCGTCAGAATATTCCCCTCACCTGCGCttccacagagagagagaggccttTCGCAATAGAGAGTTCCTTCGCCCTCAACGGCTTCCGGATcgtgaaaaggaaaagaaagaaaacagcAAACCCTCAAGGACTAAAGCAAAGCGCGGAGAGGCTGGAAGTACACAGACGAAGAACACACCTGCCAtcactgcgtgtgtgtcaggCGGTAGCCATATCTTCTTCGCTCTTGGCCAGCCTCTACTACGGCAACAAGTAGTCTCCTTCCAGTATGCTGGTTGCAGCCGACGTGCTCGTGCTTACTGGCAACACCGAGTGGGCATGCACTGCCCCCGAAGTAACGCTCTCATACGGTCGCCCGGCAGACGACAGCGCTTTTGCGGAGCTGATGACTGCTTTGTCTCCAATCAGGGACCCTCCCACCGCCAGAGGTGAAGGGCATGAGAGCGTGAAACCAGCGGAGCCTGTATCACCTCGAACAGGACCAGCTGAGCTCGCCTTTCCTCGCGAGTCGTCCACCGTCACATGACCGCTCGTCATTACGAGGTTCGGGGAGGAAGCCACCTTAGCTGAAGACGGCGGGAGCGCCAAAAGACTCGAACGCTGCGGAGAGTTCGCTGCGCCCGTCCtggctgcagcgactggagTCGGAGTCATCACGATGACATCCGTAGCGGTGCCAGCGCCTTCCGCCTCTGATGCCTTGCGCCGCTTGCGTATCAACTCTTGTAGGCTGGGAagacgacgctgccgccaccattTGGAGGCAGAGGTCGGCAGATCCTCTAGCTGAATGAGAAACGAGTCGACGAGTACCAGAGCCCACAATACGACGGAAATGAAAAGATAGAGGATACCGCCATTGCGGCAGGAGCGCGACTTCGCTGACGTGTCCCACTTGTGCTTCGCGGCGAGAACCGCGAAAGTCCAGTTGCCATTGTGCAGCATCGTAGAAAGCATGAAGAGAAGAATTGAGACAATGAGCGTGAAGGGGGCGCACGCGTACAGGCAGCCGGTGCCAGTGCCCATGGCCACACAAAGTTGCGCTACGCAAAAGAGGTTCTAGAccagagtgagtgagtgggtgcgtgggtgtgtgtgtgtgcgtgcgtgtagggagaaaagggaagaacaAATCACGCAAgtgtgcacacacaaaaggggaTTCCTCAGAAGAGTACCGCTGCCAAATAAAGTGGCACACGCAAGACGAGGCGgttggagagggaggggggcagtaCGCCCTTCGGTAAGCAGCCACACGAGCTAGcagagatgatgatgatgatacGGTGGAGTAACGCGATATCACCCAGAGCGCAAGACGAAGACTAAGAAGAGGTACGCACACGGCAACGGATAGGAGGGCAACGgtaagagaaaaaaaaagagggcgATCAACTCACCTGCACAGATGTGTACGTGAacttgtgtgggtgtacgtgTCTATGTGCTggtatgtatatgtatgtgcgtagagggggaaggaaggggggcagcagcgacgcattTTTTACTCATGGTTGGCATGCAATGAGGCAGTATAGTTGAGAGGTGTAAcgagggaaggaggcggaggaaagGGTAAGATATGGAGTGGGTGTACCGGGCGACGGGGCGGAAACGTCTGTAAGACGATGGGCAGAATACCATGAAACCCATGAGAAGGAGGGCATCGCATAGGGGATAGGAGTCGGGGTGATGAGGAGGATGGAGCCGTCACAACCCCGCGATGAGGAGATCGGTCACGCACTTTTGTATTCCTTCACTGGTGACACAGCAGTAGTGAATCAAGCAAGCGAGGGGGGGTTTTGGCCTTGAAAATGTTGGCGCTTTTAGTTTTCCATTAGACGATGATCGAATTTGTTTTGCAGTGACGCAGATGCCACACGGCTGGGTAGAGACATGGAAAGGTGAGGAAATACAAAAGTGATGCATAGTGCTGGCAACCCCTGCTAGTCGTGTCCACCACTTCCGCATTCCTCCACAAtttggtggggaggggaggggggggggtcgccGCGCCTTTGCTAAACTTGCGGATCTTATTTATTCTGCAGGCAGACACCTTTGGCCAGGACCAGAGTTTGTTCTCCTAGTGGGGCGGGAGTAACACCGCCGGGGCTCTGGTCGAAGAGGACTCCAACATCTCCTTTCTGGGAGAGAGCACAGGCAGGCTTTGTGCTGCTCACAAAATGGGCTGTAGGGCACACTCTTGCGCCGCCGTGAGTGTGCCCTACACGTAATGGTGGTGGTTCCTGCCGCGCAGTTCGTGTAGACCTGTGTCCCCTGCACAAAGCCATCAGGCGAAGTGACGTGTTGGTAATGCTTGCCTCCTCACAAGCTGGGGAAGTGAGAAGCCGCATGGCGGCACGTAGACGGGAAACAGAATTCGGAAGAAAGGCGAAAACCTGCATTGTTGGCAAGAATAAAAAACTATACTAAATCATGAAGTGATGGGAAAATTACCGTTCAGGATGAGACTAAAGGGCGAAGCAATTATGGCCACATGTGCCGGTGTCTCGAGCATCCCTGGCATATACCGTCGAAGCTCCCAATATGCCTTGTTTTCGAGCaagggggaaaacaaaaaaaaaatacacgAAAATCGCTCTGTTCACACATGTGCCTCTGTGGCGCCCCGCGGCGGAAGCGACCGATAAAAAAACATTTTGAAAGAAAAAGTGACAACAACTCGACGCACCGACCGTGCGCCGTCGCGTCCTCGTTGgggtaaaaaaaaagggtAAGTAAACgacaagggggaggggaggggacatcagggaagaagacgaagaaTAACGCTCACCATGTACAGGCAGACAGACAAGGGAAAAGACGATGGGCGGTTGAGTAGactttcgtttttttttgttatTCTGCCTGCAGACTCGTTCAGGGAGGACGGGGGACGCGACAGGAATCCACTGTATGCACACCGGTCGTGATATTATGTGGCACAGAGGTGTAGATCAAGGGAAGACTGCAGGGGCAAGAGCTCCGGCTGCACCCACATGGTCCTGTGCACAGTCCTAACGCGTCTTCGCccctgctgcatcgctgtcCCCCTCCATGTGAGCGTAATCATGCGTGTTCCCCGCTGGGTTCGATCCTCGTTCAAACTCCACTTCAAATTGTATGCGACACGTTCTCAACCTCGCCCGGTTGCGCGCTGCTCTCAGACACATACATACCCACATATACATGCACGcgcagagaaacgaaaaagggCGCTGGCAAGATAGAGATGTGAGTTAAGCCACTCACATACTTGAAGTAGCCATAGCATAACTGCCAACATCGCAAGCTCTACCCACCACCGATACACCGGCCAACATGCTGCCTAGGAGCACACCGACACCAAACTGGGAGAACGAAGAAgaatgaaggaggagggaggcggcagcgacagcgattCATGGCGACAGGTaaatgaggaggaggggagaagcgagCGGCCACAAGAAGACACGGCAGTGCGGCAGTACACCTCGAGGACAGAACAAGAGGGACAGAGGGTAAGGAttcacacacgcagaagagaggagggctcgcataggggaaggggaaagaggggaaagggtAAAGctacacaaagagagaaagcaaacGGAGAGCCAGGAGGGACACCGGACACTAAAAGGAGAATGGtgcgcacaagcacacaaacGTCTACGCCAATGATGCTCTGCTCTTGGGGGCCACCTCTCCCGTTTCCCTCTCGCCTTTCACTTCGATGAGCTCCCTCGTCGCACCACCTTGCTTACATTATCCCGCAGGTCACTTCAGCAGCGAGTGGGGTTGGCTCAGAGACGAAGCGCCGTCACTCGGCATCGCGCCTAGCGGTGTGTCGTTGAGAAACGTGCTGCCTCTGACCGTTGCGCTGGGCTCTTTTCGACCGCCCTTACCGCTCGCTGTGACGGAGTTGTCGCTTGGTCGAGGTAAAGCACCACCCCCGCTCCGGTGATTGGTAGCCTGAACTCCAGAACTTGCTCGCGTGTTGTGTAAAGTGTGCGCCGTTGCCCAGTTGGACTGCTGCGATGGGGGATGCGGTAAATACGTCAAAGGAAACGGAATAGAGGGCGCCACAAGTACTGGCGTTGCCCTTGACTGCAGCTGGAGGGTGCTCTGGCACTGCCTCTGGGAAGATGTTGTCACTGCGGTAGATAATTGCGTCTGAGTGGTGGCAGTCAtgacgccaccgctgcggacgtctgcgtgtcggtgctgctgatgcggtgGTTTGGGCTCAAGGCGCGATGGGCCCTTCACGGCGCTTTCACCACTTGGGTTTGAAGCCGCTGGCACTCGGCCTCTCTGCGTGGGGGTGGCGTAGGTGATTATTTGGCGTAGCTGCAGGACTGGAGCATTCGTCGCCGCCTTCGGCGATGCGGAGGAAATCTCTGCGGGAACAGTGTAGTGTCGTGTCACGGCAAGGTCGACCTCGACGTCTTCCTTGAACATCGTCAACGACTCCGGAAGACCCACACCTACAGGAGCAACGGTACCACTGTTTTTGCTTTTGGTCTTCGTGGGTTGGGCTGCCTCGGCAATCGCGCAGCGGAAGCGATACTGCGCTGCTCGATCACTGCAGGGAGGGAGTGGTGCGTGGTGCCGACAGGAGTAAGTATACGCAGTGGCTGCGCAGAAGATGTGTTTCCGTTGCTGGCCTGTATTGCGAGTAGCGATGGTAGTGCTGAGCACGGTCCTGCTACTGAAGACCCCAATGACTGAGGCGGAATGGCAAGCTGGGCAGTGAAGCTCTTCGCTGCGGCCGTCGGGATGCACAATTTGGGGGAGATGCTGCTTTGCTGTTGGGAAGTGGCGCCAACACTGTCATTGGACGCTGCATGGTCCAAGAGAAAAACTGAACCTGGATCCGCAGACGCTGTAGCGCATGCAAAAATATCCACAACGGCGAGTGAGCGGTGCACAAACGAGCCAGTGCGGCGTTCTTGCAGGGAGATGAGTCGAGTGAGTGCCGGTCCGAGTGCGAGTCCACGGTGACTAATGCCTGTGAGTTCAACCGGGTCTAGTAGCGCACAGGTACAGGAATCGTTGGCGTTCAGCTCAGtgaacagcagcggagtGTGTTCATACGgtactgccgccgcgacaGAGCTGGATGTGTTCGAGAAACAAGACAATTCGGTCGGCGGGCCATTGCCAAGGGGAGCTAGTGAGACAATATCAAGCCAGCAGCGTGGTGTCGTGGTGGTAGTAGTGCCGTCTGTGTTGCACAAAGTTGTGGAAGCCTTGCCTTGCGCGTATGAGCTTGGTGGTACGGGAGGAGTCAGCCGTGAGCGCAGCACAATGccgtgcaccacagcacacgCCTCCGGGTTTCCCGCTGTCGCAGTTGCTGGTGGGCCTCTGCGAGCCAGCGAAGTGGACAGCGGGGCTGGGCTCCAGCTAGAGGTCAGGGAAGCTCGAGTACCCTTCGTGCCAGCAGAGGGACTTTTTGCAAACGCAGCCACGGAAGCGCTCTTGGACATCCGCATTGCCGCTTGGTCAGGggattgctgctgcgcttgctccgcctcctccagaaGGCGCTTCAGGCAGCGCATCACCCCTGTGTAGACCATCGGTGACGATGATGCAAAACTACTCTGGTCGCCGTTGCTCGGGCCCCACACACTGGGATCAAGGTCCTTGATGGCAGCCTGCACCGCACAGCTGCCGGCCTCACCGGCAGGACCCGGTGCCAATAGCTCTTCTACCGCTACCTCGCCATTATCCTGTCCCTCCGCCTTGGCACTGTCGGCGCGGACGACGTAGAGGCCAAAGGTGAGGAGCGCGGTGCTGGGGACAGAGCGCAGCttaacacacacaaacgcaacCAGCGCCTCGCGTACCACGTCAAGGCGTGTGAAAGGAGGCAGGTACGCAGACGCAGCAACACCTCCCGATGAAGCGAGAGCTTGGGGCGGTGCCGGCAGTGCCATATCAGTGAGGTTTACCGTGGCGTCATCAAAATCTAAAAACAGAGCGATGACCTCGCGACGACTCAGCAGATGATGTCGGCGAGACATCATATGGGCAAAAGTATGCGGAAAAGTCCCACGCCTTCGCCCATCCGTCACAAAATTGAAATTCTCTACTGGCGGTCGCGTacgcgaaagagagggggagtgcgCAGCAATAGGCCGCTCAGGGCTCAAGGACAGTaagacagcgctgccgactCACCATGCCGTACGCGCGTAGAGAAaccgcagcgctgttgcGCCCCACCTCACTCGTCTCGTTAACACCACGCGTACGGCGCCAGAAcgaaaataaaaaaaaaaatacaaaGAAAGGTGAGACTGAGAGAAGACAACGAGAGGGGCGCCAGATCGGCCAGACATCGCATTcacaagagaggggggcggcgagACGAAAAAGAGCCAAGGAAGAGGAGCCAGCGTGAAAGGTATGCGAGCAAGCAACGGGAAACaacagcgaggagggaggagacaacacagaaaaaaggcgaagagCTGAGGTTGTGGTGCGAAGCGGGCGCGAGTGTGTGAATGAAAACGAGTCAGACCATAAGACGGGGGGAGAGCGAAACACAGCCAAAACAgacaggagagaggaaagaagcggCACTCAGGAGGAATAAAACGACACGCGCGAGCACATGTGCAGCCGCAGAAAttggaagagcgagagagcgagaggacgACGACTCAGTAATTCAAGGGACGAATGAGACAGGGGAAAAGTATGTAGGGGAGAGGGTAACAGCAGCGCTCTTCTGCTTTGTTTGCCTCTGGGTGGTACTGCACGTCAACGGCAGTTAGACGCTGCCTAGTCCTATGTTTCGAGCG harbors:
- a CDS encoding hypothetical protein (TriTrypDB/GeneDB-style sysID: LpmP.23.0770), encoding MSRRHHLLSRREVIALFLDFDDATVNLTDMALPAPPQALASSGGVAASAYLPPFTRLDVVREALVAFVCVKLRSVPSTALLTFGLYVVRADSAKAEGQDNGEVAVEELLAPGPAGEAGSCAVQAAIKDLDPSVWGPSNGDQSSFASSSPMVYTGVMRCLKRLLEEAEQAQQQSPDQAAMRMSKSASVAAFAKSPSAGTKGTRASLTSSWSPAPLSTSLARRGPPATATAGNPEACAVVHGIVLRSRLTPPVPPSSYAQGKASTTLCNTDGTTTTTTPRCWLDIVSLAPLGNGPPTELSCFSNTSSSVAAAVPYEHTPLLFTELNANDSCTCALLDPVELTGISHRGLALGPALTRLISLQERRTGSFVHRSLAVVDIFACATASADPGSVFLLDHAASNDSVGATSQQQSSISPKLCIPTAAAKSFTAQLAIPPQSLGSSVAGPCSALPSLLAIQASNGNTSSAQPLRILTPVGTTHHSLPAVIEQRSIASAARLPRQPNPRRPKAKTVVPLLL
- a CDS encoding hypothetical protein (TriTrypDB/GeneDB-style sysID: LpmP.23.0760) → MGTGTGCLYACAPFTLIVSILLFMLSTMLHNGNWTFAVLAAKHKWDTSAKSRSCRNGGILYLFISVVLWALVLVDSFLIQLEDLPTSASKWWRQRRLPSLQELIRKRRKASEAEGAGTATDVIVMTPTPVAAARTGAANSPQRSSLLALPPSSAKVASSPNLVMTSGHVTVDDSRGKASSAGPVRGDTGSAGFTLSCPSPLAVGGSLIGDKAVISSAKALSSAGRPYESVTSGAVHAHSVLPVSTSTSAATSILEGDYLLP